The following coding sequences lie in one Mucilaginibacter sp. KACC 22773 genomic window:
- a CDS encoding GH92 family glycosyl hydrolase, with product MISIRKTTALLLAISCAYLSGGAQTKQPVDYVDPFIGTSNSRWMLFPGATMPNGMVKLSPDNQRGVWQGGYEYAVGSIHGFSFLHGWTMAGLLTMPANGDLSTSPGAADEPFKGAGAGYHSRFRHEDEKASPGYYSVFLMDPQVKVELTATERTGVQRYTFAKDSSNRIMIQLNIPAEYGYDLKDAVITKVSNSEIQGYAKTASANFNDYTLYFVMQFSKPFHDFEGYGNQSVIKSNKEIKGSGELGAYVTYPTSKTEQVILRTGISFVNMDQARLNLKTELKGFDWNFDALVKHNRTIWNNTLKSIAVTGGSETDKKKFYTNFYRCFTAKMIMSDANGKYTDACENVQQLPTGRTAMIGGDAYWNTFWNLNLLWTLTSPDMVQQLVDTQLEMYKKTGWLSKGPAGVEYSGIMEGSHEMALITSAYLKGIVTKDAEIAYRAMKKTMEVEPTPTCGGNPGNPQITDYAKFGFVPVEKGATSKALDYAYDDWCVAQMAKLLHKDDDYNFFLKRSASWKNVFNPASRYVTPRKADGSFIPDFDLFSVSHFVEGNSWQYSLYVPHDVPGLINYIHKDEFLKRLTIGFQKSEVHKFAAHALDRTMGQSAEYYINQGNEVNMQAAFLFNYAGKPSLTQYYTRKILNTFYDASPYIGWNGDEDEGQMGAWFVLSSMGLFEMNGGTSPDLRIDITSPLFSDIKINLNPSYFRGKTFEIKAYNNSAKNIYIRTAKLNGKTLKDNHISFKDIVNGGKLELYMSATAN from the coding sequence ATGATAAGTATACGCAAAACCACTGCATTGCTCCTGGCAATTTCATGCGCCTATTTAAGCGGCGGCGCGCAAACAAAGCAACCGGTTGATTACGTTGATCCGTTTATCGGGACATCTAATTCACGGTGGATGCTGTTCCCGGGCGCTACAATGCCCAACGGGATGGTTAAGCTTAGCCCTGATAACCAAAGAGGGGTTTGGCAGGGCGGTTATGAGTATGCCGTAGGGAGCATACATGGCTTTAGCTTTTTACACGGATGGACCATGGCGGGCCTGTTGACCATGCCTGCCAACGGCGATCTGTCGACATCACCGGGCGCGGCCGATGAGCCATTTAAAGGGGCCGGGGCCGGTTACCACTCCAGGTTCAGGCACGAGGATGAAAAGGCCTCGCCGGGGTATTATTCTGTTTTCCTGATGGATCCGCAGGTTAAGGTGGAACTGACTGCAACCGAACGTACCGGCGTGCAGCGCTATACCTTTGCCAAAGACAGCTCGAACAGGATCATGATCCAGCTTAACATTCCGGCGGAATATGGTTACGACCTGAAAGATGCCGTTATTACCAAAGTATCCAACTCCGAGATACAGGGCTATGCCAAAACCGCATCGGCCAACTTTAATGACTATACCTTATATTTTGTGATGCAGTTTAGCAAACCCTTTCATGATTTTGAGGGATACGGAAACCAGTCGGTAATTAAGAGCAATAAAGAGATCAAAGGATCGGGCGAACTGGGCGCATACGTTACCTACCCAACCTCGAAAACCGAACAGGTGATACTAAGAACCGGCATCTCGTTTGTTAACATGGACCAAGCCCGGCTCAATCTTAAAACGGAATTAAAAGGTTTCGACTGGAATTTTGATGCCCTGGTAAAGCATAACAGAACAATTTGGAACAATACCCTAAAAAGCATTGCAGTAACCGGTGGCAGCGAAACCGATAAGAAGAAATTTTACACCAATTTTTACCGCTGTTTCACCGCCAAGATGATCATGAGCGATGCCAATGGAAAATATACCGATGCCTGCGAAAACGTACAGCAATTACCGACCGGCCGCACCGCGATGATAGGCGGCGATGCTTACTGGAATACCTTTTGGAATTTAAACCTGCTGTGGACCTTAACATCGCCGGATATGGTGCAGCAACTGGTAGATACGCAGCTGGAAATGTATAAAAAAACAGGCTGGCTATCCAAAGGCCCTGCAGGAGTTGAGTACTCGGGCATTATGGAAGGTTCGCATGAAATGGCATTGATCACCAGCGCGTATTTAAAAGGTATTGTAACAAAAGATGCTGAAATAGCTTACCGCGCCATGAAAAAGACTATGGAGGTTGAACCCACTCCTACCTGTGGGGGCAATCCGGGCAATCCGCAGATAACTGATTATGCCAAATTTGGCTTTGTACCTGTTGAAAAAGGTGCCACCTCAAAAGCATTAGATTATGCGTATGATGATTGGTGCGTAGCTCAGATGGCCAAATTGCTGCATAAGGATGATGACTATAACTTTTTTTTAAAGCGATCTGCAAGCTGGAAAAACGTTTTTAACCCGGCAAGCCGCTACGTTACGCCAAGGAAAGCAGATGGCTCATTTATCCCTGATTTTGACCTTTTTTCGGTGAGTCATTTTGTGGAGGGTAACTCCTGGCAATATTCGTTATATGTGCCACATGATGTTCCGGGTTTAATCAATTATATCCATAAGGATGAATTTTTAAAGCGGCTAACCATCGGCTTTCAAAAATCTGAGGTACACAAATTCGCGGCACACGCGCTTGACCGTACCATGGGGCAATCGGCCGAGTATTATATTAACCAGGGCAACGAGGTAAACATGCAAGCTGCTTTCCTGTTTAATTATGCAGGCAAGCCATCCCTTACCCAATACTACACCAGGAAGATCCTGAACACTTTTTATGATGCCTCGCCCTATATTGGCTGGAATGGTGATGAAGACGAAGGCCAGATGGGCGCATGGTTTGTATTAAGCTCGATGGGTTTATTTGAAATGAACGGCGGTACTTCGCCCGATTTAAGGATTGATATTACCAGCCCCTTATTTAGCGATATTAAAATCAATTTAAACCCATCGTATTTCAGGGGAAAAACCTTCGAGATTAAGGCATATAATAATTCGGCAAAAAATATTTACATCCGCACTGCTAAGCTAAACGGCAAAACTTTAAAGGATAATCATATCAGCTTTAAAGATATTGTAAACGGCGGCAAACTGGAGTTGTATATGAGCGCCACGGCTAATTAA
- a CDS encoding GH92 family glycosyl hydrolase yields the protein MNGKSAFLMAALCFTLNRAVAQQEAIWQIGKADRSSSGMALAPAAYQHFLDHDFGWEDRFFLIGLSKPETDWPYVLPGPNDDWGGTGGTSGIHSQMLNILFGVKTMPVNGACNFTISMVGYNAALPPLVKVVINGKSFETRLPKGKDNKVVEGDLSEANPYALTIPIKNGLLHKGGNEIQITSIDGSWLVFDQVKLDGPTELQLIAPNSAFLRSVKPATYEIEQDKKRYQPLLVDVQHLNGKPKLQVKLDGKIIFSDKLDSARYVFEAPMPAVAAAKKSSYEIFCNDTLLEKGIVLRTPNKLQTPADYVDTRLGSAHSRWMIAPGPWMPFGMVKLSPDNQDEGWMGGYDPTFESIGTFSHIHEWTMAGLGMMPTSGPLQTRIGDERKRDGGYRSQIDKSSEEAPLGYYKVMLTDYNIKAELAATTRCGFERYIYPKTENARVMIDLKIPAEYGYNLKDVTLKKVSDTRIEGSSKQFTRDAWSGGVDQNYTVYFVIEFDRPIRKFGTWVNNKVGDGDIVGAIDPNNAGAYVEFDTRENQVVQTRTGISLVSLDNAAQNLTEEITKPYNWSFEKVREGQKETWNKLLGRLEISTNDSREKMRFYSNMFRALASRNTWSDVNGQWIDASKRLQQLKDPKSPAMGCDAFWNTFWNLNQFWNLATPEWSSNWVKSQLAMYDADGWLAKGPAGMNYVPVMVAEHEIPLMVGAYQMGIRDYDSKKVLEAVVKMQTTPAQKVGEAGFAGNEDLEAYLKYKYVPYDKGRFSNTMEYAYDDWTVSQLAKSLGRNDISDTFKTRSGYWKNAMDTTIGYSRMKNSDGTWYPNFDPFRSGANEHYVEGNAWQLTFFVPQDVPGLIQKIGQDKFIDRLSWGFKESYKLRFNAPGDQYWDYPVIQGNQQSMQFAFLFNWGKHPWLTQKWSRSVVDRFYGFGVANAYLGDEDQGQMSSWFIMNALGLFQTDGGASANPIYEIGSPIFPKVTIHLNGAYGRGQRFTIEAKNVSRDNKYVQSATLNGKALQSFWFPASELLKGGELKLEMGPEPNKAWGIKDLPAAQ from the coding sequence ATGAATGGGAAAAGTGCATTTTTAATGGCGGCCTTGTGCTTTACACTTAACCGGGCTGTTGCTCAACAGGAAGCGATTTGGCAAATAGGCAAAGCCGACCGCAGTAGTTCGGGAATGGCATTGGCTCCTGCAGCATATCAACATTTTTTAGACCATGATTTTGGATGGGAAGACCGTTTTTTTCTGATCGGGCTATCTAAACCCGAAACTGATTGGCCATATGTATTGCCTGGGCCAAATGATGACTGGGGTGGCACTGGTGGTACTTCGGGCATCCACTCGCAGATGCTGAATATTTTATTCGGTGTAAAAACCATGCCGGTTAATGGGGCTTGTAATTTTACCATAAGCATGGTTGGCTATAATGCAGCTCTACCACCATTGGTAAAGGTGGTTATCAACGGTAAGTCGTTTGAAACCCGGCTTCCAAAAGGTAAAGACAATAAGGTTGTTGAAGGTGACCTTAGTGAAGCCAATCCTTATGCGCTAACCATTCCCATAAAAAACGGGCTGTTGCACAAGGGGGGCAACGAAATACAAATTACCTCCATAGATGGCTCGTGGCTGGTATTTGACCAGGTTAAACTGGATGGGCCAACGGAATTGCAGCTAATTGCTCCAAACAGTGCTTTTTTGCGCAGCGTTAAACCTGCGACGTATGAAATTGAACAAGACAAAAAAAGATATCAGCCATTATTGGTTGATGTACAACACCTAAATGGTAAACCTAAGTTGCAGGTTAAGCTGGACGGGAAGATAATTTTTTCAGATAAACTTGATTCGGCAAGGTATGTTTTTGAAGCGCCTATGCCGGCTGTTGCAGCCGCAAAAAAAAGCAGCTATGAAATTTTTTGCAACGATACTTTGCTCGAAAAAGGGATAGTGCTGCGGACGCCCAATAAACTGCAGACGCCTGCAGATTATGTAGATACGCGCCTGGGTTCGGCACACTCCAGGTGGATGATTGCACCTGGCCCCTGGATGCCTTTTGGAATGGTTAAGCTAAGCCCCGATAACCAAGACGAGGGCTGGATGGGCGGGTATGACCCCACTTTTGAAAGCATTGGCACCTTTAGCCACATTCATGAATGGACAATGGCTGGCCTGGGTATGATGCCAACCAGCGGCCCGCTGCAAACCCGCATTGGCGACGAGCGTAAACGCGATGGCGGTTACCGCTCGCAGATTGATAAATCGAGCGAGGAAGCACCCCTGGGTTATTACAAAGTAATGTTGACTGATTATAATATTAAAGCCGAGCTTGCCGCTACAACACGCTGTGGTTTTGAGCGTTACATCTATCCTAAAACCGAAAATGCAAGGGTAATGATAGACTTGAAAATCCCTGCGGAATATGGTTATAACCTGAAGGATGTTACGTTAAAAAAGGTTAGCGATACGCGGATAGAAGGATCAAGCAAACAATTTACAAGGGATGCATGGTCGGGCGGGGTCGATCAAAACTATACTGTTTATTTTGTGATTGAGTTTGATCGCCCCATACGCAAATTTGGCACCTGGGTAAATAATAAAGTAGGGGATGGTGATATTGTTGGTGCTATTGATCCTAACAATGCGGGCGCTTATGTGGAGTTTGATACCCGCGAAAACCAGGTTGTACAAACGCGTACCGGCATATCATTGGTAAGCCTTGATAACGCGGCGCAAAATTTAACAGAAGAAATTACCAAACCATATAACTGGAGCTTTGAGAAAGTACGGGAAGGCCAAAAGGAAACCTGGAATAAGCTATTGGGACGCCTGGAGATAAGCACCAACGATAGCCGCGAGAAAATGCGGTTTTATAGCAACATGTTCCGAGCCCTGGCCAGCCGCAATACCTGGAGCGATGTAAACGGGCAATGGATTGATGCCTCGAAAAGGCTGCAGCAATTGAAAGATCCTAAATCGCCGGCAATGGGTTGCGATGCGTTTTGGAATACCTTTTGGAACCTTAACCAGTTTTGGAACCTGGCAACGCCCGAATGGTCGTCAAATTGGGTAAAATCCCAGCTGGCTATGTACGATGCTGATGGCTGGCTTGCAAAAGGCCCCGCCGGGATGAATTATGTCCCGGTGATGGTAGCCGAACATGAAATACCGCTGATGGTGGGCGCGTACCAGATGGGCATCCGCGATTATGATTCAAAAAAGGTGCTTGAAGCTGTAGTAAAAATGCAGACTACGCCTGCGCAAAAAGTAGGTGAGGCAGGCTTTGCAGGGAATGAAGACCTGGAGGCCTATTTAAAATACAAATATGTACCGTATGATAAAGGCCGGTTTTCAAATACAATGGAGTATGCCTACGACGATTGGACAGTTTCGCAGCTGGCAAAATCATTGGGCCGGAATGACATTTCCGACACCTTTAAAACCAGGTCGGGCTATTGGAAAAATGCGATGGATACAACTATAGGCTATTCAAGGATGAAAAATTCGGACGGCACCTGGTATCCAAATTTTGACCCTTTCCGGTCGGGCGCTAATGAGCATTATGTAGAAGGAAATGCCTGGCAGCTTACGTTTTTTGTGCCCCAGGATGTTCCCGGCCTTATACAGAAAATTGGGCAGGATAAGTTTATCGACCGCCTAAGCTGGGGTTTTAAAGAGAGCTATAAGCTGAGGTTTAATGCGCCAGGCGATCAGTATTGGGACTACCCGGTAATACAAGGCAACCAGCAAAGCATGCAGTTTGCATTCCTGTTTAATTGGGGTAAACACCCCTGGCTTACCCAAAAATGGAGCCGCTCGGTGGTCGATCGTTTTTACGGCTTTGGTGTTGCTAATGCCTACCTGGGTGATGAAGACCAGGGACAAATGAGTTCGTGGTTTATCATGAATGCATTAGGGCTTTTCCAAACAGATGGCGGCGCCAGTGCAAATCCGATATACGAAATAGGAAGCCCTATTTTCCCCAAGGTAACCATTCACCTTAACGGCGCGTACGGCAGGGGGCAAAGGTTTACCATCGAGGCTAAAAACGTATCAAGAGATAATAAATATGTACAAAGCGCTACCCTTAACGGTAAAGCGCTGCAATCCTTTTGGTTTCCCGCTTCTGAATTGTTAAAAGGAGGGGAACTAAAGCTGGAAATGGGGCCGGAACCAAATAAGGCATGGGGTATTAAGGACTTGCCGGCTGCTCAGTAA